In a genomic window of Amphiprion ocellaris isolate individual 3 ecotype Okinawa chromosome 13, ASM2253959v1, whole genome shotgun sequence:
- the pabir2 gene encoding protein FAM122B isoform X2, giving the protein MVPSSPIRIPSTRLHQIKQEEGVDVMNRETAHEREVQAAMQMSQSWEESLSLSDNDLEKSASSSPKRIDFVPVSPAPSPTRGIGKKQCFSPSLQILVSSNGLTPSPIPSPTRRFSRRSQSPINCIRASILGPIKRKGEMEMESQPKRLFQGTTTMLSSDVSNLSDLSSCHSPDLLDGSLSSVGSSTDSPGKMEGVSPSSSSNSPFASLQDLSPK; this is encoded by the exons GAAGAGGGTGTAGATGTGATGAACCGAGAAACTGCTCATGAGcg GGAGGTTCAAGCTGCCATGCAAATGAGCCAGTCCTGGGAAGAAAGCCTCAGTCTG AGTGATAATGATTTGGAGAAGTCTGCATCTTCATCTCCAAAGCGGATCGACTTTGTGCCTGTGTCACCTGCCCCGTCCCCTACCAGAGGAATCGGAAAGAAG CAGTGTTTCTCTCCTTCACTACAAATCCTTGTGAGCAGTAATGGTCTAACACCCAGTCCAATCCCCAGCCCAACACGGCGATTCAG CCGACGTAGTCAAAGTCCAATCAACTGCATCAGAGCCAGCATACTCGGTCCAATTAAACGCAAAG gtgagatggagatggagagtCAACCTAAGAGGCTCTTCCAGGGAACCACCACCATGCTGTCCTCGGATGTCTCTAACCTGTCAGATCTCAGTTCCTG TCACTCTCCAGATCTACTGGACGGCAGCCTCAGCAGCGTCGGCTCCTCCACCGACTCGCCAGGCAAAATGGAAGGAGTGTCGCCTTCCTCGTCCAGCAACTCGCCCTTTGCTTCCCTCCAAGATTTGTCCCCAAAATGA
- the mospd1 gene encoding motile sperm domain-containing protein 1 isoform X2, whose amino-acid sequence MQQQHRQPELVEGSLPVFVFPTELVFYADEQSSHKQVLTLYNPYEFALKFKVLCTAPNKYTVVDATGAVKPQCCVDIVIRHRDVRACHYGVYDKFRLQVSEQSQRKALGRKEVTATLRPSASQEPPSPRTQDEERRIKEQFADSEFFEQTAFQTAPVSLRHPSRKTQSVLIGRLTRRKQESRPVAGGPSLLTVLLGLVCMAVLMLPTLGEQESTVPVYLHLSVNKKLVAAYVLGLLTMVILRT is encoded by the exons atgcagcagcagcatcgaCAGCCTGAGCTGGTGGAAGGAAGCCTTCCCGTGTTTGTGTTCCCCACTGAGCTCGTCTTCTATGCTGATGAGCAGTCATCTCACAAGCAGGTGCTCACCCTCTACAATCCCTATGAGTTCGCCCTCAAGTTTAAAG tgCTGTGCACGGCGCCAAACAAATACACTGTGGTGGATGCCACCGGAGCTGTCAAGCCACAGTGTTGTGTTGACAT AGTAATCCGACACAGAGATGTACGGGCATGCCATTATGGGGTGTACGACAAGTTCCGACTGCAGGTGTCAGAACAGAGTCAGCGGAAAGCTCTGGGTCGCAAAGAGGTGACGGCGACGCTCCGTCCCTCGGCCTCACAGGAGCCGCCAAGCCCCCGGACCCAAGATGAGGAACGCAGAATCAAAGAGCAGTTTGCAGACAGCGAGTTTTTTGAACAGACTGCATTTCAAACAG ctcctgtctctttaaggcaCCCCTCCAGAAAAACTCAATCCGTTCTGATTGGTCGACTGACCCGACGGAAGCAAG AGAGCCGTCCCGTCGCTGGAGGACCCAGTCTGCTGACAGTGCTGCTTGGGCTGGTGTGTATGGCCGTCCTGATGCTCCCGACGCTGGGGGAGCAAGAATCTACTGTGCCTGTCTACCTCCACTTAAGTGTTAACAAGAAACTTGTAGCTGCTTATGTTCTTG GTCTTCTGACAATGGTCATCCTACGCACATGA
- the mospd1 gene encoding motile sperm domain-containing protein 1 isoform X1 translates to MQQQHRQPELVEGSLPVFVFPTELVFYADEQSSHKQVLTLYNPYEFALKFKVLCTAPNKYTVVDATGAVKPQCCVDIVIRHRDVRACHYGVYDKFRLQVSEQSQRKALGRKEVTATLRPSASQEPPSPRTQDEERRIKEQFADSEFFEQTAFQTAPVSLRHPSRKTQSVLIGRLTRRKQAESRPVAGGPSLLTVLLGLVCMAVLMLPTLGEQESTVPVYLHLSVNKKLVAAYVLGLLTMVILRT, encoded by the exons atgcagcagcagcatcgaCAGCCTGAGCTGGTGGAAGGAAGCCTTCCCGTGTTTGTGTTCCCCACTGAGCTCGTCTTCTATGCTGATGAGCAGTCATCTCACAAGCAGGTGCTCACCCTCTACAATCCCTATGAGTTCGCCCTCAAGTTTAAAG tgCTGTGCACGGCGCCAAACAAATACACTGTGGTGGATGCCACCGGAGCTGTCAAGCCACAGTGTTGTGTTGACAT AGTAATCCGACACAGAGATGTACGGGCATGCCATTATGGGGTGTACGACAAGTTCCGACTGCAGGTGTCAGAACAGAGTCAGCGGAAAGCTCTGGGTCGCAAAGAGGTGACGGCGACGCTCCGTCCCTCGGCCTCACAGGAGCCGCCAAGCCCCCGGACCCAAGATGAGGAACGCAGAATCAAAGAGCAGTTTGCAGACAGCGAGTTTTTTGAACAGACTGCATTTCAAACAG ctcctgtctctttaaggcaCCCCTCCAGAAAAACTCAATCCGTTCTGATTGGTCGACTGACCCGACGGAAGCAAG CAGAGAGCCGTCCCGTCGCTGGAGGACCCAGTCTGCTGACAGTGCTGCTTGGGCTGGTGTGTATGGCCGTCCTGATGCTCCCGACGCTGGGGGAGCAAGAATCTACTGTGCCTGTCTACCTCCACTTAAGTGTTAACAAGAAACTTGTAGCTGCTTATGTTCTTG GTCTTCTGACAATGGTCATCCTACGCACATGA
- the mospd1 gene encoding motile sperm domain-containing protein 1 isoform X4 produces MQQQHRQPELVEGSLPVFVFPTELVFYADEQSSHKQVLTLYNPYEFALKFKVLCTAPNKYTVVDATGAVKPQCCVDIVIRHRDVRACHYGVYDKFRLQVSEQSQRKALGRKEVTATLRPSASQEPPSPRTQDEERRIKEQFADSEFFEQTAFQTESRPVAGGPSLLTVLLGLVCMAVLMLPTLGEQESTVPVYLHLSVNKKLVAAYVLGLLTMVILRT; encoded by the exons atgcagcagcagcatcgaCAGCCTGAGCTGGTGGAAGGAAGCCTTCCCGTGTTTGTGTTCCCCACTGAGCTCGTCTTCTATGCTGATGAGCAGTCATCTCACAAGCAGGTGCTCACCCTCTACAATCCCTATGAGTTCGCCCTCAAGTTTAAAG tgCTGTGCACGGCGCCAAACAAATACACTGTGGTGGATGCCACCGGAGCTGTCAAGCCACAGTGTTGTGTTGACAT AGTAATCCGACACAGAGATGTACGGGCATGCCATTATGGGGTGTACGACAAGTTCCGACTGCAGGTGTCAGAACAGAGTCAGCGGAAAGCTCTGGGTCGCAAAGAGGTGACGGCGACGCTCCGTCCCTCGGCCTCACAGGAGCCGCCAAGCCCCCGGACCCAAGATGAGGAACGCAGAATCAAAGAGCAGTTTGCAGACAGCGAGTTTTTTGAACAGACTGCATTTCAAACAG AGAGCCGTCCCGTCGCTGGAGGACCCAGTCTGCTGACAGTGCTGCTTGGGCTGGTGTGTATGGCCGTCCTGATGCTCCCGACGCTGGGGGAGCAAGAATCTACTGTGCCTGTCTACCTCCACTTAAGTGTTAACAAGAAACTTGTAGCTGCTTATGTTCTTG GTCTTCTGACAATGGTCATCCTACGCACATGA
- the mospd1 gene encoding motile sperm domain-containing protein 1 isoform X3: MQQQHRQPELVEGSLPVFVFPTELVFYADEQSSHKQVLTLYNPYEFALKFKVLCTAPNKYTVVDATGAVKPQCCVDIVIRHRDVRACHYGVYDKFRLQVSEQSQRKALGRKEVTATLRPSASQEPPSPRTQDEERRIKEQFADSEFFEQTAFQTAESRPVAGGPSLLTVLLGLVCMAVLMLPTLGEQESTVPVYLHLSVNKKLVAAYVLGLLTMVILRT, from the exons atgcagcagcagcatcgaCAGCCTGAGCTGGTGGAAGGAAGCCTTCCCGTGTTTGTGTTCCCCACTGAGCTCGTCTTCTATGCTGATGAGCAGTCATCTCACAAGCAGGTGCTCACCCTCTACAATCCCTATGAGTTCGCCCTCAAGTTTAAAG tgCTGTGCACGGCGCCAAACAAATACACTGTGGTGGATGCCACCGGAGCTGTCAAGCCACAGTGTTGTGTTGACAT AGTAATCCGACACAGAGATGTACGGGCATGCCATTATGGGGTGTACGACAAGTTCCGACTGCAGGTGTCAGAACAGAGTCAGCGGAAAGCTCTGGGTCGCAAAGAGGTGACGGCGACGCTCCGTCCCTCGGCCTCACAGGAGCCGCCAAGCCCCCGGACCCAAGATGAGGAACGCAGAATCAAAGAGCAGTTTGCAGACAGCGAGTTTTTTGAACAGACTGCATTTCAAACAG CAGAGAGCCGTCCCGTCGCTGGAGGACCCAGTCTGCTGACAGTGCTGCTTGGGCTGGTGTGTATGGCCGTCCTGATGCTCCCGACGCTGGGGGAGCAAGAATCTACTGTGCCTGTCTACCTCCACTTAAGTGTTAACAAGAAACTTGTAGCTGCTTATGTTCTTG GTCTTCTGACAATGGTCATCCTACGCACATGA
- the ints6l gene encoding integrator complex subunit 6 produces MPILLFLLDTSASMNQRTYLGTTYLDVAKGAVEVFMKLRARDPASRGDRYMLVTFDDPPYGVKAGWKENHATFMCELKNLQASGLTTLGHALRTAFDLLNLNRLVSGIDNYGQGRNPFFLEPSVIITITDGNKLTHSSGVPDELHLPLNSPLAGSELTKEPFRWDQRLFALVLRLPGAATPDNEQLGSVPTDESAITQMCEVTGGRSYCVRTQRMLNQCLESLVQKVQSGVVINFEKTGPDPPLVGEDNSVESSRPVSSFSPQPWHSCHKLIYVRPNPKTGVPVGHWPIPESFWPDQNSPTLPPRSAHPVVRFSCVDCEPMVIDKLPFDKYELEPSPLTQYILERKSPHMCWQVFVSSSGKQTDLGQPFGYLKASTALTCVNLFVMPYNYPVLLPLLDDLFKVHKLKPNLKWRQAFEMYLKTMPPYFLLPLKKALRMMGAPNLIADTMDCGLSYSVISYLKKLSQQAKIESDRLIVSVGKKAPQETGIKVKNHSSALSLAHRRDFKQLLQGITGEGPLRLVDINFKEFAGFQIALLNKDVKPQAYRNAYDIPRRNLLDQLTRMRSNLLRTSLKLIRGQDEDYLHSIPVAQMGNYQEYLKMMPSPLRELDPDQPKRLHTFGNPFKQDKKGMMIDEADEFVAGPQNKKRGNSNDSNSGATLKRRRSMSPLLRRPQTPPGNTNHVVVGKSLAGVQGQQNLLKPIPQQKGVDGSNMVVAESNGDSVLGLDSGEIWPAEMDTEAGSPTSLSLEEKVGTGAAVQGEDISMMEERLVEDHLDEQPLEEKHNCERLSPQSQLDGTEADPAVLETIFIAPLDGSQAELRTRVIKEVRKPGRNYEAILRLLHQVKGPINVQRYFIQIAIKEAIRFKKRVLIQQLEAALAELEEKQSTSSQLPNDHGR; encoded by the exons atgcctATTTTACTTTTCCTGTTAGACACGTCCGCCTCTATGAATCAGCGCACTTATTTGGGTACGACGTATCTGGACGTTGCTAAAGGCGCGGTTGAGGTCTTTATGAAG CTGCGTGCCCGAGACCCGGCTAGTAGAGGCGACAGGTACATGCTAGTTACATTCGATGATCCACCATACGGAGTGAAG GCAGGCTGGAAGGAGAACCATGCCACCTTCATGTGCGAGCTCAAGAACCTGCAGGCGTCGGGGCTGACAACATTAGGTCACGCTCTTCGCACAGCCTTTGACTTGCTTAACCTCAACCGCCTCGTCTCGGGAATCGACAACTATGGACAG GGCCGCAACCCATTCTTCCTCGAGCCATCTGTGATCATCACTATCACTGATGGGAACAAGCTTACACACAGCTCTGGGGTGCCAGATGAG TTGCACCTGCCTCTGAACTCACCTTTGGCTGGCAGTGAGTTGACCAAAGAGCCTTTCCGCTGGGACCAGCGTCTGTTTGCGTTGGTTCTCAGGCTGCCAGGAGCAGCTACACCAGACAATGAACAACTTGGTAGCGTCCCCACAGATGAGTCCGCCATCACCCAGATGTGTGAAGTCACTGGAG GGCGATCATACTGTGTGCGAACACAGAGGATGTTGAATCAGTGTCTGGAGTCTCTGGTCCAAAAGGTTCAAAGTGGCGTTGTCATTAACTTTGAGAAGACAGGGCCAGATCCACCTCTCGTTGGTGAAG ATAACTCTGTAGAGTCAAGTCGTCCTGTGTCATCATTCAGTCCACAGCCGTGGCACAGCTGCCACAAACTAATCTATGTGCGACCAAACCCAAAGACGGGGGTGCCAGTTGGGCATTGGCCCATACCAGAGTCCTTCTGGCCGGACCAGAATTCTCCAACTCTG CCACCTCGCTCTGCTCATCCCGTGGTTCGTTTCTCGTGTGTGGACTGTGAGCCCATGGTGATTGACAAGCTGCCCTTTGACAAGTATGAACTGGAGCCCTCTCCGCTCACCCAATACATTCTGGAAAGGAAATCTCCACACATGTGCTGGCAG GTATTTGTCAGCAGCAGTGGAAAGCAAACCGACCTAGGACAGCCGTTCGGCTACCTTAAAGCCAGCACCGCTCTCACCTGTGTTAACCTGTTTGTCATGCCTTACAATTATCCAGTTCTTCTCCCACTCCTCG ATGATTTATTTAAAGTGCACAAACTAAAGCCAAACCTCAAGTGGCGACAGGCCTTTGAGATGTACCTGAAGACGATGCCTCCATACTTCCTCTTG CCTTTGAAAAAGGCATTGAGGATGATGGGTGCACCTAACCTCATAGCAGACACCATGGACTGCGGCCTGAGTTACAGTGTCATTTCCTACCTGAAGAAGCTCAGCCAGCAG GCAAAAATAGAGTCGGATCGTCTAATCGTGTCAGTGGGGAAAAAGGCTCCTCAAGAAACCGGCATAAAGGTTAAAAACCACTCCAGCGCTCTGTCTCTGGCCCACCGACGAGACTtcaagcagctgctgcagggaaTCACCGGGGAGGGACCCCTCCGCCTGGTGGACATCAACTTCAAAGAGTTTGCTGGTTTCCAGATCGCCCTGCTCAACAAG GATGTAAAACCTCAAGCTTATCGGAATGCTTATGACATCCCAAGACGAAACCTTCTGGATCAACTCACCCGAATGCGCTCCAATTTGCTGCGAACGTCACTAAAACTTATCCGAGGGCAAGATGAAG ACTACCTGCACAGTATTCCAGTGGCTCAGATGGGAAACTATCAAGAGTACCTAAAAATGATGCCATCTCCTTTGAGAGAGCTTGACCCTGATCAACCTAAGCGGCTGCACACATTTGGGAATCCTTTCAAGCAGGATAAGAAG GGGATGATGATCGATGAGGCAGATGAGTTTGTTGCAGGccctcaaaacaagaaaagaggaAACTCCAATGATTCCAACTCAGGTGCTACTTTGAAGAGAAGGCGAAGTATGTCACCATTGCTGCGGCGGCCGCAGACTCCGCCGGGAAACACCAACCATGTGGTGGTGGGAAAAAGTCTGGCAGGGGTTCAGGGGCAACAAAATCTCCTCAAACCCATCCCACAGCAGAAAG GAGTGGACGGCAGCAACATGGTGGTCGCTGAGAGTAATGGTGACAGTGTTCTTGGACTTGACTCGGGGGAGATCTGGCCGGCTGAGATGGACACTGAAGCAGGGAGTCCAACTTCACTGAGCTTAGAGGAGAAGGTCGGGACAGGAGCAGCGGTTCAGGGTGAGGACATCAGCATGATGGAGGAGCGGCTTGTGGAAGATCATCTAGATGAGCAGCCGCTGGAGGAGAAACACAACTGTGAACGTCTGAGTCCACAGAGTCAGCTGGATGGAACCGAAGCTGACCCTGCAGTGCTTGAGACCATATTCATCGCCCCACTAGATGGCAGCCAAGCAGAGCTGCGGACGCGGGTCATCAAGGAGGTCCGCAAACCTGGACGAA ACTATGAAGCAATATTACGACTACTACACCAGGTGAAAGGACCAATAAATGTACAAAGATACTTCATCCAAATTGCCATCAAGGAGGCTATCAG GTTCAAGAAGCGGGTACTGATCCAGCAGCTGGAAGCTGCCCTCGCTGAGTTAGAGGAGAAGCAATCAACATCCTCACAGCTTCCCAATGATCACGGCAGGTAG
- the mmgt1 gene encoding ER membrane protein complex subunit 5, whose amino-acid sequence MASSFWKGVVGVGLFALAHAAFSAAQHRSYMRLTEKEHETLPIDIVLQTLLSFVMTCYGIVHIAGEFKDMDASSELKNKTFDTLRNHPSFYLFNHRGRVLFRTPEEEPSSVRNQQALPNPLRLRKLENLH is encoded by the exons ATGGCCTCGTCGTTCTGGAAAGGTGTCGTCGGCGTCGGACTTTTTGCCTTAGCTCATGCGGCTTTCTCGGCGGCACAGC ATCGATCATACATGCGACTCACAGAAAAGGAGCATGAGACGCTACCAATTGAC ATCGTACTGCAGACCTTGTTATCGTTTGTGATGACCTGCTACGGTATTGTCCACATCGCTGGAGAGTTCAAAGACATGGATGCTTCCTCAGAGCTGAAAAACAA AACTTTTGATACGCTGAGGAACCACCCATCCTTTTACCTTTTCAACCACCGGGGTCGGGTGTTATTCCGTACGCCAGAGGAGGAGCCCTCCTCTGTACGCAACCAGCAAGCTCTTCCTAACCCCCTACGGCTACGCAAGCTGGAGAATTTGCACTGA
- the pfdn6 gene encoding prefoldin subunit 6, protein MAEAIQKKLKAEVEKYAQMQKDVSKSMSARQKLETQLAENNIVKEELDLLNSSNVVYKLIGPVLVKQDVDEAKATVAKRLEYINGEIQRYESVLKEMEKKSEQHREVLTSLQQEFQKAQGLAAGKV, encoded by the exons ATGGCAGAGGCCATTCAGAAGAAACTAAAAGCGGAGGTAGAAAAATATGCGCAGATGCAGAAAG ATGTTAGCAAGAGCATGTCAGCCAGACAGAAGCTGGAGACGCAGCTAGCAGAAAACAACATCGTTAAAGAG GAGCTCGATCTGCTGAACAGCTCAAACGTCGTTTACAAACTGATCGGTCCTGTATTAGTAAAACAAGACGTGGATGAAGCCAAAGCCACAGTGGCAAAAAGGCTGGAGTATATCAACGGAGAGAT TCAAAGGTACGAGTCGGTCCTGAAAGAAATGGAGAAGAAATCTGAACAGCATCGAGAAGTGTTGACTAGTTTACAGCAGGAATTTCAGAAAGCTCAGGGCCTCGCTGCTGGCAAAGTCTGA